A genomic window from Candidatus Saccharibacteria bacterium includes:
- a CDS encoding ABC transporter permease gives MTLFVGFTLANRSLRAHRARTTLTILGVVIGVFIVSIVLITSAGLHRSIDDQTNKLHSDLVVVRSASDSATGMEAFSPLRVANATTLTTLDLEKVTKLAGDNNAAPMMFLAGSVGSGQEKYDTITTVATNESLPGILELKLQSGNWFSNKEAERDWVVLGSKLASGLLDTNQAMGQHVTIKGETFTVIGVLDSTSQPISLAGVDVDKAAFISMDNGIEFTGGTKQIGQIVVKAKSGKAESMERSITAALKVTHSDDSEFAVRRSSEVADSMAGWLETITTVALIFASISLLVGGIGIMNIMLVSVAERTREIGIRKAVGATKRQILEQFLLEALIMTFAGGIVGLSLAYGASYLINLQFSLPMVFSWWIFAIGLGVPMAVGLLFGLWPAVRAANQDPIVALRQYH, from the coding sequence ATGACGCTCTTTGTCGGTTTCACGCTAGCTAACCGTAGTCTGCGCGCCCACCGCGCTAGGACAACCCTGACCATTTTAGGCGTGGTGATTGGTGTATTTATCGTGTCTATCGTGCTAATTACGAGTGCGGGGTTGCATCGCAGTATTGACGATCAAACTAATAAATTACATTCAGATCTGGTCGTGGTACGTTCGGCCAGTGATAGCGCCACCGGCATGGAAGCTTTTTCGCCGCTCAGAGTAGCTAATGCCACCACACTAACCACTCTAGATCTAGAAAAGGTCACTAAATTAGCTGGCGATAATAACGCGGCGCCAATGATGTTTCTGGCTGGATCGGTTGGTAGTGGTCAGGAAAAATATGATACGATCACGACAGTAGCTACCAACGAGAGTCTGCCTGGAATTTTAGAATTAAAACTACAATCTGGGAATTGGTTCTCTAACAAGGAGGCCGAGCGGGATTGGGTGGTGCTTGGCAGTAAACTGGCCTCTGGTCTGCTCGATACCAACCAAGCCATGGGTCAACATGTGACGATCAAGGGTGAAACCTTTACGGTTATCGGTGTGCTAGACAGCACGAGCCAGCCGATCTCCCTCGCCGGTGTCGATGTTGACAAGGCTGCCTTTATCTCGATGGATAACGGCATAGAGTTTACCGGCGGTACTAAACAGATCGGTCAGATCGTCGTCAAGGCTAAATCAGGTAAAGCTGAAAGTATGGAGCGATCAATCACGGCGGCACTAAAGGTCACTCATAGTGACGATAGCGAGTTCGCAGTGCGCCGATCGAGCGAGGTGGCTGATTCAATGGCGGGCTGGCTCGAGACGATCACGACAGTGGCATTAATTTTCGCGAGCATCTCCCTCCTCGTTGGTGGGATCGGCATTATGAACATCATGCTAGTCAGTGTGGCGGAGCGTACTCGTGAGATCGGTATCCGAAAAGCGGTCGGCGCTACCAAACGACAGATTCTAGAGCAGTTCCTACTCGAGGCGCTGATCATGACATTCGCTGGCGGTATCGTCGGTTTGTCGCTTGCCTATGGGGCTAGCTATCTCATTAACCTGCAATTTTCGCTGCCTATGGTGTTTTCGTGGTGGATTTTCGCTATCGGGCTCGGCGTACCGATGGCGGTGGGCTTGCTATTTGGCCTGTGGCCAGCCGTGCGGGCGGCTAATCAAGATCCAATCGTCGCCTTGCGCCAGTACCACTAG
- a CDS encoding ABC transporter ATP-binding protein, which yields MISSVSPVIDLRGIEKRFGYGDTQTVALDGVDLVIERGEFVAIMGPSGCGKTTLLNIIGLLDQPTGGEYKLNSKNVAKLPPGRKAKIRNREIGFVFQNFNLIHKLTEIDNVALPLTYSRGLNYKHQEKASKILTALGLHSREYYMPYQLSGGQMQRVAIARALANEPSIILADEPTGNLDSKNSEIIMDELTRIHREGNTILMVTHNPELLSYAGRVIHMKDGQIDRDIELVDNKAYATASKFKSRRKESRKRTWIRRRK from the coding sequence ATGATCAGTAGCGTCTCGCCAGTAATCGACCTGCGTGGTATCGAAAAGCGTTTTGGTTATGGCGACACGCAGACGGTGGCTCTCGACGGAGTGGATTTGGTGATCGAGCGCGGCGAATTTGTCGCCATTATGGGACCGAGTGGCTGCGGTAAAACCACACTGCTAAATATTATAGGGTTGCTCGATCAACCAACGGGCGGTGAGTACAAGCTGAATAGCAAAAACGTCGCGAAACTTCCCCCTGGGCGCAAGGCCAAGATCAGAAACCGCGAAATCGGCTTTGTGTTTCAGAACTTTAATTTGATTCATAAATTAACAGAGATTGATAACGTCGCCCTGCCGCTTACGTATTCCAGGGGCTTGAACTATAAACATCAGGAAAAGGCTAGTAAAATTCTGACTGCCCTCGGCCTACACAGCCGCGAATACTATATGCCTTATCAACTGAGTGGTGGTCAGATGCAGCGCGTGGCGATCGCGCGCGCACTCGCTAACGAGCCGTCGATTATCTTGGCCGATGAGCCGACCGGCAATTTGGATAGCAAAAATTCGGAAATTATCATGGACGAGCTGACCAGGATTCACCGCGAAGGCAACACGATCTTGATGGTGACGCATAACCCGGAGCTACTATCGTATGCTGGGCGGGTGATTCATATGAAGGATGGGCAGATTGATCGCGACATTGAACTGGTCGATAACAAGGCCTACGCAACGGCTTCGAAATTCAAATCTCGCCGCAAAGAATCGCGCAAGCGAACCTGGATCAGGAGGCGCAAATGA
- a CDS encoding bifunctional phosphoglucose/phosphomannose isomerase: MMEILDDLNVIAERDPQGALDTIADSAAQLAWDAKLEQPDSGEFSPLKIVLAGMGGSAQPGKLAVNWLNLEIPFSVVSGYTLPHWVDENTLVIASSFSGNTEETISCLEFAEERGATVVVMASGGKLIDIAREHNLPFIQLIKVPQPRYSAIAQLKAISRFLEHYGVAKYLCDEIDGLGEIVANVVGQSVASVETVENPAKQLALKCVGKTPIIYASSLFAPVAFKWKISFNENAKNTAWWNELPEFSHNEFIGWSSHPVEKPFAVIDLRSSFDHPRIERRFELTNQLLSGKRPAASEVQLKGDSILAQMIYGFILADFVSIYLGILNGVNPTPVALVEELKKELG; encoded by the coding sequence ATGATGGAAATTTTGGACGATTTGAATGTAATAGCAGAAAGAGACCCGCAGGGCGCCCTAGACACTATTGCCGATTCAGCAGCGCAACTAGCATGGGACGCAAAATTGGAGCAGCCCGACAGTGGTGAATTTAGTCCACTCAAAATCGTCCTCGCCGGTATGGGCGGTAGTGCTCAGCCTGGTAAACTGGCTGTTAATTGGCTCAATCTAGAAATTCCTTTTTCAGTGGTGAGCGGCTATACATTGCCGCACTGGGTGGATGAAAATACGTTGGTAATTGCCAGCAGTTTTAGCGGCAACACCGAGGAAACTATCTCTTGTTTGGAGTTTGCCGAGGAGCGCGGCGCTACCGTCGTCGTCATGGCAAGCGGCGGCAAATTGATTGATATCGCCCGCGAACACAACCTGCCGTTTATTCAATTGATCAAAGTCCCTCAGCCACGTTACAGTGCCATCGCTCAGCTCAAAGCTATTTCTAGATTCCTCGAGCACTATGGTGTAGCCAAATATTTATGTGATGAAATTGACGGTCTCGGTGAAATTGTAGCAAATGTCGTCGGTCAGTCTGTTGCCTCAGTTGAAACTGTCGAAAATCCAGCCAAACAACTGGCCCTGAAATGCGTCGGAAAAACTCCGATCATCTACGCCTCATCGCTGTTTGCGCCAGTAGCCTTTAAATGGAAGATCAGCTTTAACGAAAACGCCAAAAATACCGCCTGGTGGAACGAGCTACCAGAGTTCAGCCATAACGAATTCATCGGTTGGTCTAGCCACCCGGTCGAAAAACCGTTCGCTGTTATCGACCTGCGATCATCGTTCGATCATCCACGCATTGAACGTCGGTTTGAGTTAACCAACCAGCTACTGAGCGGCAAGCGACCAGCTGCTAGCGAGGTTCAGCTCAAGGGCGACTCTATCCTGGCACAAATGATTTACGGCTTTATCCTAGCCGATTTCGTATCGATCTACCTAGGTATTCTAAATGGCGTGAATCCAACCCCGGTTGCCCTCGTCGAGGAGCTCAAAAAAGAACTCGGTTAA